Within Leptospira dzoumogneensis, the genomic segment TATCCTTTAAATGAAAGATAGAATCCGATTGCCAAGAATAGGACTCCTACTCCCGTAGGAACTCCAACTTTAGGATCTTTTAATATATTTTCTCTGAATCCGACCTTAAGATCTTCTAAAGATTCTTTAGAAAAAAGACTCTTGATCTTAGGAAGTATTTTTGTTTTGAAAATTTGGATGCAAGTTCTCATTCTTATTTACCTGATTTTATTCCAGAATCTTTACTTTTAGAATCGATCTTATCCAGAAGAATAGAAGCCAAAGACTTGGCCTGATTTCCTCCGGATCCTTTGTCCACAAAAACAGTCAGCACATACGATTTCCGATCTTTACGAAAAGATAATACTGTCCATCCATGGGTCTCATATTTATGCATAAATTTAGTTCCAGTCCCGGTTTTGCCGCCCAGGATCCCTATACTTCCTTTTTCAGGAACATTCAGATCCTTTAAAGTTCCTGATTTTGGAACCTCGGAAAGAACAGAGGTGATCCATCTCAAATCCTTTCCAGAATAAGGATTCTCTTCCGATCGAACGGGCTCTTGGCCTGCTCCCCAATAAGGAGAAAGTCTCGGACCTTCTTTCCATATAGATGAATACAACTGTGAAATTTTTAAAGGGCTTACTTGTAGTCCACCTTCTCCGATAGAAGCAGCTACTTTTCTAAGGGAACTGATAGAGGTAAAATTCGTATCAGAAGGTTCTAGATAGGGATCCAATCTAGATCGAGTGGATTTTCCCAAACTCCAATCTTCATACAATTTAGAATAAAAAAGCTCAGGATCGGAAGAAGCACTCGTTAAAAAATATACATTACAAGACTGAACTAAAGCAGATCTGAGATCCATTTCTCCGTGACCTTTTGTTAAGGAACATCTCAAGTATTCTTTTCCATTTTCATCCCGAGGCAAATGTAATGTGTTTAGATCCGACTTAGTAGGAGTAAAACTTTCCTTAGGATAAAATCTACCTTTGCATAAAACTTTTTTCTCCGGAGAAAATCCGAGTCTATCTTTGTATTTCAGCAGAGTCAAAGTGGAGAAAGTTTTTACTAAAGAACCGGGAGGTAACTTTTTAGAAACTGCGATCTCCGGCCTATAAATATATTCCACTTTTCCGGAATCCATTTCCATCAATACTACCGAAGATACTGAGTTTTTAGATTCGAATTCTTTTACGGCCTCATCCAGATAAGAATAAGAAAATTTAGGAGCTGCTTGGAGCTGGGCCGCACAAACAAGAGTGACAGCAAATAAAATTCCGATTTTATAATATACTTTAGAATTCATTCCGATCAGTCCGGCTCTATCTCAAAATTTCCCAGATGATATACTTGCTGGGCCCTGGTCATCGTAAATTGGTATTGTTTTCTTTTTTCTCTCGGAGTTCCTTCGTATAGAACTACATATACCTTGGCTCTTGTTACCTGCGCATTAAATGGAGCATAGTATTGAGCTTGGACCGCATAATTTCCAGGCAAGGCCTTAGACATCGTAAAAGTCTGAGGAGCAAAAGTTGCATCATCATACACAAGATTTCCTCCGGACTTAGTGGAAGTATGGGCCCAGTAACACTTCTCTCCGGAAGGATCGATTACCCAAAGATCCGTATAAC encodes:
- a CDS encoding penicillin-binding transpeptidase domain-containing protein, with protein sequence MNSKVYYKIGILFAVTLVCAAQLQAAPKFSYSYLDEAVKEFESKNSVSSVVLMEMDSGKVEYIYRPEIAVSKKLPPGSLVKTFSTLTLLKYKDRLGFSPEKKVLCKGRFYPKESFTPTKSDLNTLHLPRDENGKEYLRCSLTKGHGEMDLRSALVQSCNVYFLTSASSDPELFYSKLYEDWSLGKSTRSRLDPYLEPSDTNFTSISSLRKVAASIGEGGLQVSPLKISQLYSSIWKEGPRLSPYWGAGQEPVRSEENPYSGKDLRWITSVLSEVPKSGTLKDLNVPEKGSIGILGGKTGTGTKFMHKYETHGWTVLSFRKDRKSYVLTVFVDKGSGGNQAKSLASILLDKIDSKSKDSGIKSGK